Part of the Microcebus murinus isolate Inina chromosome 19, M.murinus_Inina_mat1.0, whole genome shotgun sequence genome, GGGGCACTTGGAACAGGGGCCTGGAGCCTTTCATCCATACTGTGAGCTGGGCAGGCTGCCCCATAGTGGCCATGACCCCAGCTCTGAGGACAGATGGTGTCAGGGTGGAAGGACTCAAACCTGCTTTCCCTAGGAAGgggtccctctgcctccctctgaaGTAAAAGGGGCGCTCAGTCTTCACCAAAGTCTGGTCCCTGGGTGGGGCCAGGCCACTTGCCACATTCCAGGAGACTCACCCATCTCATGTACACGGTCCTCCAGGGTGCCCGACAGCTCAGGCAGGCTCATGGCCTGCAGGGATGCTTGCCAGCCTTTGGAGTCTGCGGTGCAGAGGACTGAGTTGGCCTGGGCTCTGTGTCCAGGAGACCCTCCCTGGATCAGAACCCCCCCACACCAACTATCAATGCTTGAACAACCTTCCTCCCCGCCAACTTCCGGGTCTGTGAGACCAAAAAGATTGTGACAAAAATGATTTCTCCTGCTTGCTGGCCTAAGCACTAACTGCCACGCAGGGATCAGCCCCAGGACGGACAGTGTGAGTCTAGCCCATAGGGAAGCTGTGCCCTCGGGTGGCCCCATGATTGAAGGCTGAAGTCACCGGAGGTGTTGGACAGCATGATTGGCTGTGACACAAGTGACTGTCTTGACACTGTCACGGCCATGCCTTCTACCACTGGGGGACAGGTGATTGTCCCATCACAGGTGAGGTGTGGGCTTGGGTCCCCAGGGCccctttcccctccacactgGGCTTGTGTACGCTTGGGGACCTGGGAGAGTGGAGTCCGGCAAGATAGCCATGCTGAGCCCACTGCGTAAAACCCAGCCTCAAGGCTTCccgccctcccctctgccccgcTGGAGCCAGGCGCTGCTCTTACCCGACCGGGGGAAGGCTGGGCCCAGGGCAGCTGCACCAGGGGACTGGTCCTGCCTCACTCGGGCGGACAGCTCAGACTGACAGGCTCTGCCAGACACGGgaacaagtgctggtgagggcAGAGGccccccacccaggcccctgAGTGGAAGGAGGGGGAGtggccccaccctgtccccacagccagcctttAAGGGCCTGGCAAGTGTCAGGGAGATGCACTGATGGTAGGAGAGGGGCCCTGTGTGCTGCCCTGCAGGGAGGAAGTGCCCAAATGaagtgggaggtgggggcagcaAGGGACCCCAGGCCCCTTGGCTGACAAGTGAGCCACTTACCGCAGCTGGTCCAGGATGAGGGTGGCATCTTGGGCCAGGGCCCAGGTCTCCTGCAGCTGGGCCTGGATGTCCTTTCGGGCCCCGTCCTGCTCTAGCAGGCAGCTCTCCACCACGGCCCGCAGCTCCTGCTCCTGGGACACCTGGCCCCGCATGGCCTCCACCTCGTCACAGCGCTGCAGAGTgggagggccaggctgggaggaggcccGGCATGGGGGACCGAGACCACGGAGGCTTGGGCTGCACCGCTCCCTCTCAGAGGCTTTGAGTCTGTTCTGTCTCTGACCCTGTTTCTCCCTCCATCTTGGGGCCTCTCTAGCCCTGTGACTTTGCTGGCTGCTTGCTTGCTGGCCCCTGCCCTCTTGTCTGACTCCTCCCTCTGTGTGGTGCTATCCTCTTCCTGTGGGGACTGGGACCCTTGCTCCCGCCTTGGCCGCCGTCCCTGCCCCTTCCCCGAGGGCACTGCCACTCCCCGCCTGCCTTGTGCAGCTGGATGGCAAGCTCCTGCATCTCGGCCTCCAGCCGGTCGGCGTAGGCCAGCTCTAGCGCATCACTGGGCGGGCGGGCGCTGCTGTGCCAGCGGGCGATGGCAGAGGTCATCTTCCTTTTGGGCCCAAACAACCTGCAGGGGGAATCAGGGAAGACACAGATCAGCATCCTCTCTGAAGTCAGAACTCAACTGGCCCCAGAATGCCTGGCTGACAGGAGGGGCATGAGGCCCAGAGACGGCCCCGCTGGACTCACGTGATGCCGATTTCCTTCAGGTCGCTCTCAGTGAGGGTCAGAAAGATGCGGAGGTCCACGTCCTGCTCCTCAAACACCTGCAGGTACTTGAGACACCCGATCTGCTCCAGCAGCGCAGCAAGGTCCTGGAGGGCAGAGTAGACGGGCGGGAAGGGGCAGCAGCCGCGCAGAGTTTCCTCCTTGCCCAAGACGTGCTCCTGCTCACTGCCCTTCCTACTCCATGCCCTCAGGCAGACAGGACACTGAGCCCTGCCGTCCCCATCTCTGGTCTCACCTAGCCTGGTACTTATCACTGGGACGTGGCTCCGCACACACCTCACGAAGCTAGCTCTGTGGAGGGGTTAATGAGGCTGTTCATCCTGAGAATCCTTTGGGATGAGTCACTTCCCTCTTGGTCCTTGCAAGATTCTCTTTGTccaacattttggttttgatgtGTCTTAAGTTTAGATTTCTGAGTTTACCCTACTTGGAGTTCATCAGGCTTCTTGGATGTAGACCTCCGTGTTTTAGTTCGGGTTTGGGAAGGTCAGGCTAGTCCTTAAACGTGtcttctgcttccttctcctctcccactGCAAAGTGTTGTGTGTGCTAGTAGCTTGATGACGTCTCGCAGGTTTCTGCTCATTCTTCATTCCTTGTTTCTTAGACATCATCTCAGACGCCCTATGTTCAAGTTTTCCGATTCTTTCTTCTTGCTCAAATCCACTGTCGAGCCCATCTAGTGAAAGTTTCAATTCGgttgtacttttcaactccagagTTTCTATTTTTGCAAGTTTAGTGTTGTTTTTAGTGGAGGAATACATTTTTGGAGGTATTACTCTCATTTTCCTGAAACTACTTTTTGAAAGAAACAGCCTGAGGATGCCCCCACAGCTGCAAGCTCTCCAGCCAGTGTGTGTTTAAGGAACCGAGATGTGCGCCCTGCCCCTGAGCCTGGGGGTGTGGGCCTGCGAGGGGCTGCGGGAGGCCGGCCAAGCCCCAGCCTGCAGGCAGTGGCAGCGCTGGGGCTTCAACAAATGAAGAGCAGAGACCCCCCACTGCACCACGGGTCTCTGCACCACGTGGGCCTGCACTGGCGGGGACTCAGCTGCTCAGCCATCCCCACGATCCCTAAGAAAGAGCTCAGAGTGAGCACAGGGAGGAAGCAGCAGCGGCAAATTTCCGCAGTGTGCGCTCAGTGCTCTGCTTCCACGTGTCTTGTCGCCAACTCCAGGAAGCAGCTGAGATCAGTCCTGCTTTTCTCCTCCCTGGGATCAAGGAGCTGCCGAGTATGGACACCAAGGAGACAGGGCCTCTCTGTGGAAAGGGACGCAGCACAAACCCTGCAACTGCCCACTAACCATTAGGAACCAGCTGACCCTGAGGTTTACTGGTCATCTGAGGAAAAGCCACCACCACTCTGTTCTGCCAACGGTGCCTGTGCCTGGCTCATTGGAAATACACAGTGACACCTCACAAGTCACAGGCAGCACTGTCTTTCTAAGACCATAACCCCCAGTTTCATAAATGGCCTTACCTGGGGTCCAGAATAGGGGAACCTCTCAGTTTGGGGGACAGATCCTGAGGTGCAAACTGCGGAAGACCCAGTGCTGGGAAGCCACTGGCCGCAACGATTCTTAGTCTTCACATAACTTTTAGTTTGTTTGCGAACTGAGCTTTTACGTGCATGATCTGAGTCCTGCAGCAAGAAGTGTGTCTGAAGTCACACATGGGTTAAGATTTAGGAGCCTTCATGAAACTCCCCCACAACCCATCCGCCACACACAGCTTCCTTGGTGGCTCCCTGCAGCCTGTACCACCCACACTCACGCCACCCTCCAAGAGGGCAGGCCCCAGACGCtgcaccccccagcccagcacagAAACGCACTTCAGCCTTGTTACCAGACTGCTCATCCCAAATTAACTGGGGTGTCAGGCACCCCCCACAACGTCAAGAACGGAAAAGGGAGCAGAAAGTCAAGAAAGCAGGAGACTCACCTCATTGCTCTCCACGGAGGCCTCGCTGCTGAGACCCTGGGCTCTGGCCAGGCcctcgctgctgctgctgctccggATGGCCCCGAGGCTGGCACAGAAAGCACGCTCTTGCTCTTCTAATGATGGGGAAAGAGGACACCTGCCTGCAGGCCTCGCCTGGGGTGCTGCCAAGGGACTGCGCCCCTGGGCCTAAGCCACTGTAGCCAGGTGCCCATCAGCACAACAGCAGGGTCTCCTGCTTTGTGCTGCCTGCCTGGCCCAACTCTCCCCTCTACACAGATGCAGGTTGTCTTTTGTTCGCTGAGAAATCCCAAACACCCTGAACAGTGCTTGCAAGCAGTGGGCTGTTAGCAAAGGGCTGCTGAACTGATACATACGTGTAACTACGACAGGCATTCCCCCCGGGAAGATCTTCCCAAAGCCTCAGAAAGATTCCAAATTCAGGGGCTAAGCCTGTCAGTTTGGAGTGACTCCCCCTGACCTGCATGGGAGACACTGGACTAGAAGCTTCTCCTCTGTGTCCGATTCTTTAGTTTTCCTCGTGAGAACCAGGGCCTTCTGTACCCTTCCTCATGTTCTAGTGGAGGGACTTGCCCCGGGGCTGAGCCCCAgctggctgggtggggtggggtgggcacacAGGCTCCAGTGCAAGTCGGCCCCTAGCCAGGCAgcatggggaagagggagggtaCGTAccccggctgctgctgctgctgctctccaCGTCCCGGTCATTGATTGGGGAGGTGACGTCCCGATAGCAGAGGCCTTCCGCTTCCAGGGGGTTCTCATCATTGCTGTTGAAGGTGACATAGCCCCGTGGAGGCACCTGCTCTGTGTGCAGAATGGGGCATGTAAACCCACAGACGCAAGGTGAAGATACATTCATTCCTATtgctgccacctcctccaggttCTCGGTGTAGGAGGAGGAGACTCCGGATTcagcagacaggcaggaagcCACTTGGCCATTACCTCATCTACCCACCAAAGCCACCTGGCCAGAGCTGTTATGTGCAATTAGTGGGTGAGGAAAGAGAGTTTCAGAGACCAGTTGGTGTCCCATGGCAAGTGTCTGGTAGAACCAGGGCTGGCGTCCAGGACATGCCTGGGTCCTTTCCACTGCACCAGGCTGTCTCTTTTCCAAGTGGGAAAAGTAGGAAATAGCTGTATTTACAGATTCCTAAGCCAAAGAAAAACTATACCACTAGGTGTTCCTTTTATTAATAGCTAGAAACATGTAATGACCTCCCCGCCaccacacacatggacacacatgcCCATCCACCAGATTTCTTTATGTCCCTGTGACCTTTTTAAACATAGGCACTAAGAAGTAGTCCTTCTTGGGTCAGTCAACCCAGCCAAAGATATCTGGCTGAACATGAAGGGAAAAAAGGCCCTTGGCTAAAAATTAACAGcagtaatataaaattatataacccTTGAATAGATCTGCCTATAAGACAAGTAGAAAAGATAGAACCTAAACCAGAGAGTTTAATTCTTCCCGGGGTCTTAGAAGAGAATTGAGTTACTCGTACCCGCAGCTGCAGCATGATCTCCTCTGACTAAGTCAGGCTCTTCCAGGTCCAGGCTTCAGAGGGGCCTCCAGGGAGGGCCATCCACCCAGCCTGTCGGACCAGCAGCCTTGGCCTTGCCATGAATGGGTGACAGGCATCAAAGGAAGATGTGACTCACACCCCAGGCTGATCTCTTGGAAAggccagaaagaaagagagcacCAAATCCTGCTGGCCTAAAGAACAGTTGGACTCCCAGCAACACTGAGAGGCTGACAAT contains:
- the ANKS3 gene encoding ankyrin repeat and SAM domain-containing protein 3 isoform X4, which encodes MSELSDEASEPELLNRSLSMWHGLGAQVSKEELDVPLDLHTAASIGQYEVVKECVQRRELDLNKKNGGGWTPLMYASYIGHDTIVHLLLEAGVSVNVPTPEGQTPLMLASSCGNESIAYFLLQQGAELEMKDIQGWTALFHCTSAGHQQVVKFLLDNGANANVREPIYGFTPLMEAAAAGHEIIVQYFLNHGVKVDTRDHSGATARMLAKQYGHMKIVALMDTYSPSLPKSLYWSPEKYEDLSSSDESYPVPQRQRPCRKKGLSIHEGPRALARITAIGLGGKTPRPSCEQVPPRGYVTFNSNDENPLEAEGLCYRDVTSPINDRDVESSSSSSREEQERAFCASLGAIRSSSSSEGLARAQGLSSEASVESNETHFLLQDSDHARKSSVRKQTKSYVKTKNRCGQWLPSTGSSAVCTSGSVPQTERFPYSGPQDLAALLEQIGCLKYLQVFEEQDVDLRIFLTLTESDLKEIGITLFGPKRKMTSAIARWHSSARPPSDALELAYADRLEAEMQELAIQLHKRCDEVEAMRGQVSQEQELRAVVESCLLEQDGARKDIQAQLQETWALAQDATLILDQLRACQSELSARVRQDQSPGAAALGPAFPRSDSKGWQASLQAMSLPELSGTLEDRVHEMGRALCSVTQSLEKLQVLSSKEKWREP
- the ANKS3 gene encoding ankyrin repeat and SAM domain-containing protein 3 isoform X3, yielding MTPSLRFLMSELSDEASEPELLNRSLSMWHGLGAQVSKEELDVPLDLHTAASIGQYEVVKECVQRRELDLNKKNGGGWTPLMYASYIGHDTIVHLLLEAGVSVNVPTPEGQTPLMLASSCGNESIAYFLLQQGAELEMKDIQGWTALFHCTSAGHQQVVKFLLDNGANANVREPIYGFTPLMEAAAAGHEIIVQYFLNHGVKVDTRDHSGATARMLAKQYGHMKIVALMDTYSPSLPKSLYWSPEKYEDLSSSDESYPVPQRQRPCRKKGLSIHEGPRALARITAIGLGGKTPRPSCEQVPPRGYVTFNSNDENPLEAEGLCYRDVTSPINDRDVESSSSSSREEQERAFCASLGAIRSSSSSEGLARAQGLSSEASVESNEDSDHARKSSVRKQTKSYVKTKNRCGQWLPSTGSSAVCTSGSVPQTERFPYSGPQDLAALLEQIGCLKYLQVFEEQDVDLRIFLTLTESDLKEIGITLFGPKRKMTSAIARWHSSARPPSDALELAYADRLEAEMQELAIQLHKRCDEVEAMRGQVSQEQELRAVVESCLLEQDGARKDIQAQLQETWALAQDATLILDQLRACQSELSARVRQDQSPGAAALGPAFPRSDSKGWQASLQAMSLPELSGTLEDRVHEMGRALCSVTQSLEKLQVLSSKEKWREP
- the ANKS3 gene encoding ankyrin repeat and SAM domain-containing protein 3 isoform X1; translation: MTPSLRFLMSELSDEASEPELLNRSLSMWHGLGAQVSKEELDVPLDLHTAASIGQYEVVKECVQRRELDLNKKNGGGWTPLMYASYIGHDTIVHLLLEAGVSVNVPTPEGQTPLMLASSCGNESIAYFLLQQGAELEMKDIQGWTALFHCTSAGHQQVVKFLLDNGANANVREPIYGFTPLMEAAAAGHEIIVQYFLNHGVKVDTRDHSGATARMLAKQYGHMKIVALMDTYSPSLPKSLYWSPEKYEDLSSSDESYPVPQRQRPCRKKGLSIHEGPRALARITAIGLGGKTPRPSCEQVPPRGYVTFNSNDENPLEAEGLCYRDVTSPINDRDVESSSSSSREEQERAFCASLGAIRSSSSSEGLARAQGLSSEASVESNETHFLLQDSDHARKSSVRKQTKSYVKTKNRCGQWLPSTGSSAVCTSGSVPQTERFPYSGPQDLAALLEQIGCLKYLQVFEEQDVDLRIFLTLTESDLKEIGITLFGPKRKMTSAIARWHSSARPPSDALELAYADRLEAEMQELAIQLHKRCDEVEAMRGQVSQEQELRAVVESCLLEQDGARKDIQAQLQETWALAQDATLILDQLRACQSELSARVRQDQSPGAAALGPAFPRSDSKGWQASLQAMSLPELSGTLEDRVHEMGRALCSVTQSLEKLQVLSSKEKWREP
- the ANKS3 gene encoding ankyrin repeat and SAM domain-containing protein 3 isoform X5, whose protein sequence is MKDIQGWTALFHCTSAGHQQVVKFLLDNGANANVREPIYGFTPLMEAAAAGHEIIVQYFLNHGVKVDTRDHSGATARMLAKQYGHMKIVALMDTYSPSLPKSLYWSPEKYEDLSSSDESYPVPQRQRPCRKKGLSIHEGPRALARITAIGLGGKTPRPSCEQVPPRGYVTFNSNDENPLEAEGLCYRDVTSPINDRDVESSSSSSREEQERAFCASLGAIRSSSSSEGLARAQGLSSEASVESNETHFLLQDSDHARKSSVRKQTKSYVKTKNRCGQWLPSTGSSAVCTSGSVPQTERFPYSGPQDLAALLEQIGCLKYLQVFEEQDVDLRIFLTLTESDLKEIGITLFGPKRKMTSAIARWHSSARPPSDALELAYADRLEAEMQELAIQLHKRCDEVEAMRGQVSQEQELRAVVESCLLEQDGARKDIQAQLQETWALAQDATLILDQLRACQSELSARVRQDQSPGAAALGPAFPRSDSKGWQASLQAMSLPELSGTLEDRVHEMGRALCSVTQSLEKLQVLSSKEKWREP
- the ANKS3 gene encoding ankyrin repeat and SAM domain-containing protein 3 isoform X2, whose protein sequence is MTPSLRFLMSELSDEASEPELLNRSLSMWHGLGAQVSKEELDVPLDLHTAASIGQYEVVKECVQRRELDLNKKNGGGWTPLMYASYIGHDTIVHLLLEAGVSVNVPTPEGQTPLMLASSCGNESIAYFLLQQGAELEMKDIQGWTALFHCTSAGHQQVVKFLLDNGANANVREPIYGFTPLMEAAAAGHEIIVQYFLNHGVKVDTRDHSGATARMLAKQYGHMKIVALMDTYSPSLPKSLYWSPEKYEDLSSSDESYPVPQRQRPCRKKGLSIHEGPRALARITAIGLGGKTPRPSCEQVPPRGYVTFNSNDENPLEAEGLCYRDVTSPINDRDVESSSSSSREQERAFCASLGAIRSSSSSEGLARAQGLSSEASVESNETHFLLQDSDHARKSSVRKQTKSYVKTKNRCGQWLPSTGSSAVCTSGSVPQTERFPYSGPQDLAALLEQIGCLKYLQVFEEQDVDLRIFLTLTESDLKEIGITLFGPKRKMTSAIARWHSSARPPSDALELAYADRLEAEMQELAIQLHKRCDEVEAMRGQVSQEQELRAVVESCLLEQDGARKDIQAQLQETWALAQDATLILDQLRACQSELSARVRQDQSPGAAALGPAFPRSDSKGWQASLQAMSLPELSGTLEDRVHEMGRALCSVTQSLEKLQVLSSKEKWREP